The sequence ACGCCCGAAAGTTCCTTGCCCACCTCATATACTCCGTTGTCGACAACGCCATCTCGGCGAGCATAATCGGTGTAGCTCTGTATCAAAGAGGGCACGCGCTCCGGTTGCGCGAGGGCCGCAGCGGCGACGCCGTAGTAGCCCCGAAGTGGGAAGTTGTTGCAGAGCGGGTGCGTGTGCCCTTCGATGGGCGCATTTAAACCAACGGAGCACTCGTAAATGTCCGAATAGTGGCGAAAGAACTTGAAGCCGTCTGTAAGAAGCATTTCTGAAACACAGGATGCGACAGAACGTGTTCCCGCTTCCATTTGGTCGGGAGAAATGACCTTCTCGTTATCTCTCGCCTCGTCGAAAGGGAAGTATCCAAGCCCCCGGTAGAGGGTGGTAGTATTCTTCTTATTAACTTCACCCCATATATGTCCGAGCCGATTGACAATCTCATCGACTTGGTTGTGCCGAACGCCTAGACCTACGTTGATCACATAGGGGCCACCCTTGCCCATCGCGAACGATGGAAACGAGAGATAATGGAATCCGAAGCTGGTGCGCCTCTTAAATCCCAGCTGCGGCTGAGACTTGAACCCCTCTTCACGCAACATCGGTTCAAGAAGGGTCTTTAACGCTTGCTCAGCTTGATTCATCAACAGCCCACCGGTTTAGTTGGAGGGGTGTTGACTGCCACGGCGAGTGTGCGCTTTCCACCCCATTCTAGCCGTTCCCTGTCCGACGCGCGAAAATCAGGCGGTTTCCGCCATCACGCGGCGACGGCCGACGCACAGGCCCAGCGGTCGCCCTGCCAATGGAACCCTACCCGCTCCGCGTTGCTGATCGCTGGCGGCTCGCCCTTGCGCCAGAAGGCGCGCATCTTGGCCCGATCGTCCAGATGGGCGTCGGCGACGATCGCGCGCGCGGCCTGGATGAACTGCCCATGCCCGAACACATAGACCAGCGATCCCGCAGGCATGGCGGCGAGGCGCGCAAGCGCCGCGTCGCAGCGCCGGAGCAAGGCGCGGAAACTTTCCGCCCCTTCCCCGTCGCAATAATCCGGGTCGGCCGCGCTCCAATAGCGTTCGAGGTGCGGCATCCGTTCGGCGCTGCGCGTGCCGTTCCAGCGCGCCGGTTGCAGATAGGTGAACTCTTCTATCGGCCACGTCTCCACCGGCACGGCGGGGAATCTGGCGATCGTCGGCGCGGCGGTCTGCCGGGTGCGGGTATAGGGCGAGGTGACGATGAGCGCGGGCGCTTGCGCCCAGCTCGCCGCGACCGCGCGCGCCTGTTCGTGGCCCCGCTCCGTCAGCTCGATCGTCGCGAGGT is a genomic window of Sphingopyxis sp. DBS4 containing:
- a CDS encoding histidine phosphatase family protein, with the translated sequence MRAIFIRHGESTGNAGVPCHDLATIELTERGHEQARAVAASWAQAPALIVTSPYTRTRQTAAPTIARFPAVPVETWPIEEFTYLQPARWNGTRSAERMPHLERYWSAADPDYCDGEGAESFRALLRRCDAALARLAAMPAGSLVYVFGHGQFIQAARAIVADAHLDDRAKMRAFWRKGEPPAISNAERVGFHWQGDRWACASAVAA